One Streptomyces sp. SAI-135 DNA segment encodes these proteins:
- a CDS encoding glycoside hydrolase family 36 protein, whose amino-acid sequence MTALVGTPEETRLWSHPELGLQAVLDATGSVRLGAPDGDRAALVPLVEVTATGHGRLWSGERFVETAIGDRLAYRGHDTVRDGNRERTTIRLADPETGLVAEVLLETATGAGFLRSQVRLVNEGGAPLRLESVSTLTLGGITDADGGLDGLTLHWADNDWLAECRWRKAPFREHVVPLSRFAHGHEGRGCFERCSQGSWSTGRHLPMGALTDRSGRAWLWQIESSAGWRFETGERESAAYVALFGPDDAHHQWWHTLAPGEDFRTVPAVLVRGGAGGLDTAFGELTDYRRLIRRDHPDHRTLPVIYNDYMNTLMGDPTTAKLLPLVASAARAGAEVFVIDAGWYDDDAQGWWDAVGAWEPARGRFPGGIQEVLDAIRDHGMVPGLWLEPEVVGVRSPLAQSLPPEAFFRRGGLRVTEHGRHHLDLRHRAARAHLDAVVDRLVGEWGVGYLKLDYNINTGPGTENGPESPGAGLLGHHRAHLDWMSGLLDRHPGLVLENCGSGGLRMDYAQLAVAQLQSTSDQQDPLRYPPVAAAAATAVTPEQAAVWAYPQPEHTADRIAFVLTGALLGRIHLSGFLDRMSEEQFDLVRSAVRVYKDIRPKIAEARPLWPLGLPGWEDAWLAHGLRGRDATYLAVWRRERPGAPESRTLPLPHLRGLDLRPEVLQPTTADATAEWDPVEGRLTVGLPRPDTAVLLALAGTA is encoded by the coding sequence TTGACCGCACTCGTCGGCACACCCGAGGAAACCCGCCTCTGGTCGCATCCCGAACTCGGGCTCCAGGCCGTCCTGGACGCCACGGGGTCGGTCCGGCTGGGCGCGCCCGACGGGGACCGGGCCGCTCTGGTGCCGTTGGTCGAGGTCACCGCCACCGGGCACGGACGACTGTGGTCGGGGGAGCGTTTCGTCGAGACCGCGATCGGCGACCGGCTGGCCTACCGCGGCCATGACACGGTCCGGGACGGAAACCGTGAGCGTACGACGATCCGGCTGGCGGATCCCGAGACCGGCCTGGTCGCCGAGGTGCTGCTGGAGACGGCCACCGGCGCCGGTTTCCTGCGCTCGCAGGTACGTCTGGTCAACGAGGGCGGCGCCCCGCTGCGGTTGGAGAGCGTGAGCACCCTGACCCTCGGCGGCATCACCGACGCGGACGGCGGCCTGGACGGGCTGACCCTGCACTGGGCGGACAACGACTGGCTCGCCGAATGCCGGTGGCGCAAGGCCCCGTTCCGGGAGCACGTCGTGCCGCTGAGCCGGTTCGCGCACGGGCACGAGGGGCGCGGCTGCTTCGAGCGCTGCTCGCAGGGGAGCTGGTCCACCGGCCGTCATCTGCCGATGGGGGCGCTCACCGACCGTTCGGGGCGGGCCTGGCTGTGGCAGATCGAGTCCAGCGCGGGCTGGCGCTTCGAGACCGGCGAACGTGAGAGCGCGGCCTATGTCGCCCTGTTCGGCCCCGACGACGCCCACCACCAGTGGTGGCACACCCTCGCGCCCGGCGAGGACTTCCGCACCGTGCCCGCGGTCCTGGTCCGCGGCGGGGCCGGCGGTCTCGACACCGCCTTCGGCGAACTCACCGACTACCGCAGGCTGATCCGCCGCGACCACCCCGACCACCGCACCCTGCCGGTGATCTACAACGACTACATGAACACCCTGATGGGCGACCCGACCACCGCGAAGCTTCTGCCGCTCGTCGCGTCGGCGGCCAGGGCCGGCGCCGAGGTCTTCGTGATCGACGCGGGGTGGTACGACGACGACGCGCAGGGCTGGTGGGACGCCGTCGGCGCGTGGGAGCCCGCCCGGGGGCGTTTCCCCGGCGGCATCCAGGAGGTGCTGGACGCGATCCGGGACCACGGCATGGTCCCGGGACTGTGGCTGGAGCCCGAAGTCGTGGGTGTGCGCAGCCCGTTGGCGCAGAGCCTGCCGCCCGAGGCGTTCTTCCGGCGCGGCGGACTGCGCGTGACGGAACACGGGCGCCACCACCTGGACCTGCGCCACCGGGCCGCCCGGGCCCACCTCGACGCGGTGGTGGACCGGCTGGTCGGGGAATGGGGTGTCGGGTACCTCAAGCTCGACTACAACATCAACACCGGACCCGGCACGGAGAACGGCCCGGAGAGCCCCGGTGCCGGCCTGCTCGGCCATCACCGCGCCCACCTCGACTGGATGTCCGGCCTCCTGGACCGGCACCCCGGCCTGGTCCTGGAGAACTGCGGCTCGGGCGGTCTGCGCATGGACTACGCCCAACTCGCCGTCGCCCAGCTCCAGTCCACCAGCGACCAGCAGGACCCCCTGCGCTACCCGCCCGTCGCCGCGGCCGCCGCCACCGCGGTGACCCCCGAACAGGCCGCGGTGTGGGCCTACCCGCAGCCCGAGCACACCGCCGACCGCATCGCCTTCGTCCTCACCGGCGCGCTGCTGGGCCGGATCCATCTCTCCGGCTTCCTGGACCGCATGAGCGAGGAGCAGTTCGACCTCGTACGGTCGGCGGTCCGGGTGTACAAGGACATCCGGCCGAAGATCGCCGAGGCCCGCCCCCTGTGGCCGCTGGGCCTGCCGGGCTGGGAGGACGCCTGGCTCGCCCACGGTCTGCGGGGGCGCGACGCGACGTACCTCGCGGTGTGGCGGCGGGAGCGGCCCGGCGCCCCGGAGAGCCGTACGCTCCCCCTTCCCCATCTGCGGGGCCTCGACCTGCGCCCCGAGGTCCTCCAGCCGACCACGGCCGACGCCACGGCGGAGTGGGACCCGGTCGAGGGAAGGCTCACCGTCGGTCTGCCGCGCCCCGACACGGCCGTACTTCTCGCGCTGGCCGGGACCGCGTGA
- the purU gene encoding formyltetrahydrofolate deformylase yields MSLRPQPDREFVLTLSCPDRSGLVHAVTGFLVRHSGNIQESQQFDDRLQDRFFMRVHFDVSDPDTTLEDLRSGFAPVAEAYRITWQLRPAGTPTRTLIMVSKFGHCLNDLLFRQRTGALDIEVPAIVSNHRDFAPLAESYGIPFHHVPVTPETKADAEARLLELVDRLDIDLVVLARYMQILSNDLCKQLEGRAINIHHSFLPSFKGARPYVQAHERGVKLVGATAHYVTPDLDEGPIIEQDVIRVNHAQSPESLVTLGRDVEAQVLARAVEWHCQSRVMINGHRTVVFR; encoded by the coding sequence GTGTCTCTTCGACCGCAACCCGACCGCGAGTTCGTCCTCACCCTGTCCTGCCCGGACCGCTCCGGACTCGTCCACGCCGTCACCGGCTTCCTGGTCCGGCACTCCGGGAACATCCAGGAGAGCCAGCAGTTCGACGACCGGCTCCAGGACCGTTTCTTCATGCGGGTCCACTTCGACGTCTCGGACCCGGACACCACCCTGGAGGATCTGCGGTCCGGCTTCGCACCCGTCGCCGAGGCGTACCGGATCACCTGGCAGCTGCGGCCCGCGGGCACCCCGACCCGCACCCTGATCATGGTGTCGAAGTTCGGCCACTGCCTCAACGACCTGCTCTTCCGGCAGCGCACCGGCGCACTCGACATCGAGGTGCCGGCGATCGTCTCCAACCACCGCGACTTCGCCCCGCTCGCCGAGAGCTACGGCATCCCCTTCCACCATGTGCCGGTGACCCCGGAGACCAAGGCGGACGCGGAGGCGCGGCTGCTCGAACTGGTCGACCGGCTCGACATCGACCTCGTGGTCCTCGCCCGCTACATGCAGATCCTGTCGAACGACCTGTGCAAGCAGCTGGAGGGCCGGGCGATCAACATCCACCACTCGTTCCTGCCGAGCTTCAAGGGCGCGCGGCCCTACGTCCAGGCGCACGAGCGGGGTGTCAAGCTCGTCGGGGCCACGGCCCACTACGTCACCCCGGACCTCGACGAGGGGCCCATCATCGAGCAGGACGTGATCCGCGTGAACCACGCGCAGAGCCCCGAGAGTCTGGTCACCCTGGGCCGGGACGTCGAGGCACAGGTCCTCGCCCGGGCCGTGGAGTGGCACTGCCAGAGCCGCGTCATGATCAACGGCCATCGCACGGTGGTCTTCCGCTGA
- a CDS encoding IclR family transcriptional regulator, with product MSSYGTESGGTSGGGVQSVDRAVTVLEILAQRGEAGVSEVAEAIDVHKSTAFRLLGALEAHGMVEQEGERGKYRLGFGIVRLAGAVTGRIDVTKHGRGICERLADKLGETMNIAVLESHHVINLDQVRGQSAITAQNWVGRLTPMHCTSSGKVLLAHLPDTRRDELVAAAGLERMTARTLTSRQELEAELARVREQGYAMTVEEYEEGLNAMAAPVRSRDGKVVAALTASGPAFRLTEERMHELAPVLVEGADELSRRLGHLG from the coding sequence ATGAGCAGCTACGGCACCGAGTCCGGGGGCACGTCCGGCGGCGGGGTGCAGTCCGTCGACCGGGCCGTCACCGTGCTGGAGATCCTCGCGCAGCGCGGCGAGGCAGGCGTCAGCGAAGTGGCCGAGGCGATCGACGTCCACAAGTCCACCGCGTTCCGTCTGCTCGGCGCGCTGGAGGCGCACGGGATGGTCGAGCAGGAGGGCGAGCGCGGCAAGTACCGCCTCGGCTTCGGCATCGTGCGGCTGGCCGGGGCGGTCACCGGGCGCATCGACGTCACCAAGCACGGCCGCGGGATCTGCGAGCGCCTCGCCGACAAACTGGGCGAGACGATGAACATCGCGGTCCTGGAGTCCCATCACGTGATCAACCTCGACCAGGTGCGCGGCCAGTCGGCCATCACCGCGCAGAACTGGGTCGGCCGGCTGACGCCGATGCACTGCACGTCGAGCGGCAAGGTCCTGCTCGCCCACCTCCCGGACACCCGCCGGGACGAGCTCGTCGCCGCGGCCGGCCTGGAACGGATGACGGCGCGCACGCTGACCTCCCGGCAGGAGCTGGAGGCGGAGCTGGCCCGGGTCCGTGAGCAGGGCTACGCGATGACGGTGGAGGAGTACGAGGAGGGCCTCAACGCGATGGCGGCGCCGGTGCGTTCCCGCGACGGCAAGGTCGTCGCCGCCCTCACCGCCTCCGGTCCCGCCTTCCGGCTCACCGAGGAGCGGATGCACGAACTGGCACCGGTGCTGGTGGAGGGCGCCGACGAACTCAGCCGCCGACTCGGCCACTTGGGCTGA
- a CDS encoding FAD-dependent oxidoreductase, giving the protein MAGPRVVIIGAGVVGAALADELSARGWTEVTVVDQGPLPATGGSSSHAPGLVFQANPSKTMTELARYTVEKFCSLDVDGQPCFLQVGGLEVATTPERVTELHRRHGWLTAWGVESQILTADECVETHPLVNRERVLAGLHIPTDGLAKAVLAVEAQIRRATGRGVTFLARHEVLDVLRADGEVTGVRTDQGDLQADIVVCCAGIWGPRIARMVGMNLPLTPLAHQLAWTGPVPALAGQTEEAVRPILRHQDADLYYRDRHDTLGIGYYGHRPMPITADDILSFDEAEEMPSVLKFTADDFADAWTETQSLLPATKDAKVEEGINGLFSFTTDGLPLLGESPDVKGFWVAEAVWVTHSAGVGRAVAEWLVDGHCSSFDLHECDVNRFEPHQLSPEYVLARDCQNFVEVYDILHPLEPAGDPRPIRTSPFHTRQQELGAFFLEANGWERPHWYEANAGLVQGRSILTPNDWAARYWSPIVGAEAQTTRETVAMYDMTALKRLEVSGRGAADLLERLCTGKVAKSVGSVTYTLLLDHDGGIRSDITVARLAPDLFQVGANGNLDLDWFTRHLPADGTVQVRDITPGTCCIGLWGPLARDVLQPLADEDFSATGLKYFRAKRAHIGSVPVTAMRLSYVGELGWELYTTADLGRKLWDTLWRAAQPLGGIAAGRGAFNSLRLEKGYRSFGTDMTYEHDPYEAGVSFAVKADKDDFVGKAALERRRADVRRRLTCLTIEDPRAVVMGKEPVYDGRRAVGYVTSAAFGYTIGKGIAYAWLPAELAVPGTSLHIGYFDQRVAAVVAEEPLFDPAMSRLRG; this is encoded by the coding sequence ATGGCGGGACCCCGAGTGGTCATCATCGGAGCGGGCGTCGTCGGCGCGGCACTCGCCGACGAGCTCTCCGCGCGCGGCTGGACCGAGGTGACCGTGGTCGACCAGGGCCCGCTGCCCGCCACCGGGGGCTCCTCGTCGCACGCCCCGGGCCTGGTCTTCCAGGCCAACCCCTCCAAGACCATGACCGAGCTGGCCCGCTACACCGTCGAGAAGTTCTGCTCCCTCGACGTCGACGGACAGCCCTGCTTCCTCCAGGTCGGCGGACTGGAGGTGGCGACCACCCCGGAGCGCGTCACCGAACTCCACCGCCGGCACGGCTGGCTCACCGCCTGGGGCGTCGAGTCGCAGATCCTGACCGCCGACGAGTGTGTCGAGACGCACCCCCTGGTCAACCGCGAGCGGGTCCTCGCCGGCCTCCACATCCCCACCGACGGGCTCGCCAAGGCCGTCCTCGCCGTCGAGGCGCAGATCCGCCGGGCCACCGGGCGCGGAGTGACCTTCCTGGCCCGCCACGAGGTCCTGGACGTCCTCCGGGCCGACGGCGAGGTGACGGGCGTCCGCACCGACCAGGGGGACCTCCAGGCCGACATCGTCGTGTGCTGCGCCGGCATCTGGGGCCCGAGGATCGCCCGCATGGTGGGGATGAACCTCCCGCTGACCCCGCTCGCCCACCAACTCGCCTGGACCGGCCCGGTCCCGGCGCTCGCGGGCCAGACCGAGGAGGCGGTCCGCCCGATCCTGCGCCACCAGGACGCCGACCTCTACTACCGCGACCGCCACGACACCCTCGGCATCGGCTACTACGGGCACCGCCCCATGCCGATCACGGCCGACGACATCCTCTCCTTCGACGAGGCCGAGGAGATGCCGTCCGTCCTGAAGTTCACCGCGGACGACTTCGCCGACGCCTGGACCGAGACGCAGTCACTGCTGCCCGCGACGAAGGACGCCAAGGTCGAGGAGGGCATCAACGGCCTGTTCTCCTTCACCACCGACGGCCTGCCCCTGCTCGGCGAGTCCCCGGACGTCAAGGGCTTCTGGGTCGCCGAGGCCGTCTGGGTCACCCACTCCGCCGGCGTCGGACGGGCCGTCGCCGAATGGCTCGTCGACGGCCACTGCTCCTCCTTCGACCTCCACGAGTGCGACGTCAACCGCTTCGAGCCGCACCAGCTCTCCCCGGAGTACGTCCTCGCCCGCGACTGCCAGAACTTCGTCGAGGTCTACGACATCCTCCATCCACTGGAGCCGGCCGGAGACCCGCGCCCGATCCGCACCAGCCCCTTCCACACCCGCCAGCAGGAACTCGGCGCCTTCTTCCTGGAGGCGAACGGCTGGGAGCGGCCGCACTGGTACGAGGCCAACGCGGGCTTGGTGCAAGGCCGTTCGATCCTCACCCCCAACGACTGGGCCGCGCGGTACTGGTCCCCGATCGTCGGCGCCGAGGCCCAGACCACCCGCGAGACCGTCGCGATGTACGACATGACCGCCCTCAAGCGCCTGGAGGTGAGCGGGCGGGGAGCGGCCGACCTCCTGGAGCGGCTGTGCACCGGCAAGGTCGCCAAGTCCGTCGGTTCGGTGACGTACACCCTGCTGCTCGACCACGACGGCGGCATCCGCAGCGACATCACCGTCGCCCGGCTCGCCCCCGACCTCTTCCAGGTCGGCGCCAACGGCAACCTCGACCTCGACTGGTTCACCCGCCACCTCCCCGCCGACGGCACCGTCCAGGTCCGTGACATCACCCCGGGCACCTGCTGCATCGGCCTGTGGGGGCCGCTCGCCCGGGACGTCCTCCAGCCGCTCGCGGACGAGGACTTCTCGGCGACGGGCCTGAAGTACTTCCGCGCCAAGCGCGCCCACATCGGGTCCGTCCCGGTGACCGCCATGCGCCTCTCCTACGTCGGCGAGCTCGGCTGGGAGCTGTACACCACGGCCGACCTCGGCCGGAAGCTGTGGGACACGCTCTGGCGGGCGGCGCAGCCGCTGGGCGGCATCGCGGCCGGCCGGGGCGCCTTCAACAGCCTCCGCCTGGAGAAGGGTTACCGCTCCTTCGGCACTGACATGACCTACGAGCACGACCCGTACGAGGCCGGGGTCTCCTTCGCGGTGAAGGCCGACAAGGACGACTTCGTCGGCAAGGCCGCGCTGGAGCGCCGCAGGGCCGACGTGCGGCGGAGGTTGACCTGCCTGACCATCGAGGACCCGCGGGCCGTCGTGATGGGCAAGGAGCCGGTGTACGACGGGCGCCGGGCGGTCGGGTACGTCACCAGCGCGGCCTTCGGCTACACGATCGGCAAGGGCATCGCCTACGCCTGGCTGCCGGCGGAGCTCGCCGTCCCCGGGACCTCGCTGCACATCGGTTACTTCGACCAGCGGGTGGCGGCGGTCGTGGCCGAGGAGCCGCTGTTCGACCCGGCGATGTCCCGCCTCCGGGGGTGA
- a CDS encoding ABC transporter substrate-binding protein: MARHWRAGAAGLAVLGLTLTACGGAKVGDSSEAGGSGGSGKCGTFNLAVNPWVGYEADAAVVAYVAEHDLKCKVTKKDLKEEIAWQGFGTGEVDTVLENWGHDDLKKKYITQQKTAVEAGSTGNKGIIGWYVPPWLAKAHPDITNWKNLNKYAAKFKTSESGGKGQLLDGDPSYVTNDEALVKNLKLDFKVVYAGSETALIQAYRNAEKNKEWVIGYFYEPQWFLSEVPLVKVELPAYKAGCDADAEKIACDYPVYDLDKIVSAKFAKSGSPAYDLVKKFNWTNDDQNTVAKYIAVDKMTPEAAAKKWVDANRGKVDAWIK; this comes from the coding sequence ATGGCAAGACACTGGCGAGCCGGCGCGGCCGGCCTGGCCGTCCTCGGCCTCACCCTCACGGCCTGCGGCGGCGCGAAGGTCGGCGACTCCTCGGAGGCCGGCGGTTCGGGCGGCTCCGGCAAGTGCGGCACCTTCAACCTCGCGGTCAACCCGTGGGTGGGCTACGAGGCCGACGCGGCGGTCGTCGCGTACGTCGCCGAGCACGACCTGAAGTGCAAGGTCACCAAGAAGGACCTCAAGGAGGAGATCGCCTGGCAGGGCTTCGGCACCGGCGAGGTCGACACCGTCCTGGAGAACTGGGGCCACGACGACCTGAAGAAGAAGTACATCACCCAGCAGAAGACCGCCGTGGAGGCCGGTTCGACCGGCAACAAGGGCATCATCGGCTGGTACGTGCCGCCGTGGCTGGCCAAGGCCCACCCGGACATCACCAACTGGAAGAACCTCAACAAGTACGCCGCGAAGTTCAAGACCTCGGAGTCCGGCGGCAAGGGTCAGCTCCTGGACGGCGACCCGTCCTACGTCACCAACGACGAGGCGCTGGTGAAGAACCTCAAGCTGGACTTCAAGGTGGTGTACGCGGGCAGCGAGACCGCGCTGATCCAGGCGTACCGCAACGCCGAGAAGAACAAGGAGTGGGTGATCGGCTACTTCTACGAGCCGCAGTGGTTCCTGTCCGAGGTGCCGCTGGTCAAGGTCGAGCTGCCCGCGTACAAGGCGGGCTGTGACGCCGACGCGGAGAAGATCGCCTGCGACTACCCCGTCTACGACCTCGACAAGATCGTCAGCGCCAAGTTCGCCAAGTCGGGCAGCCCGGCCTACGACCTGGTGAAGAAGTTCAACTGGACCAACGACGACCAGAACACCGTGGCCAAGTACATCGCGGTGGACAAGATGACGCCGGAGGCGGCGGCCAAGAAGTGGGTCGACGCCAACCGCGGCAAGGTCGACGCCTGGATCAAGTAA
- a CDS encoding ABC transporter permease subunit, whose amino-acid sequence MTVAMEKPETSGEARQSAPPPPVAPVRRISRSMVIGAILVVWLVLFALLRGQQTLSLAAADLTDLHRRLNDLNDSIGANRNSNPLFLYFFNEIRLVIDNLVTFVQDLISQPSGDRPLPQIGWLGVVGLAGYVSWAVANWRVALLAVAGFTFLGLQGLWQESMDTLALTLSAVLVALLFALPLGVWAGLSERVNRIVTPFLDFMQTMPTFVYLAPLTLFFLIGGASATIATVIYAAPPAIRITAHAIRSVPATTVEAADSLGATRRQSLLKVLLPMSRRTVVMGVNQTIMAALAMVTIAALIDAPGLGKTVVQALQSLDVGTAFNAGLAIVVMAIVLDRVTTAASGRAEAARRSGGPLLKWRRHLLVAGGAVAAVLVYLSHTYVWAAEFPGDGSTGSTIAKAADDVTTWAQDNLSGLTNGFRDVITNGLLNPFQTLLTDSPWWLVGAALIGIAVVLGRWRAGITTAVCVGLLVATGVWSDAMTTLASTVVATVLVMLLGVVIGVWMGRSALVDRLVRPTLDAAQVMPPFVYLVPFLALFGATRFTAIVAAIVYAAPVAIKIIADGVRTVPATTVEAATSAGCSTWQIITKVQLPMARSALTLATNQGLIYVLAMVVVGGLVGAGALGYDVVAGFSQGQLYGKGLAAGLAIVLLGVMFDRITQAAARRTSA is encoded by the coding sequence ATGACCGTCGCCATGGAGAAACCCGAGACCTCGGGGGAGGCGCGGCAGAGCGCACCCCCTCCGCCCGTCGCCCCCGTCCGCAGGATCAGCCGGTCCATGGTGATCGGCGCGATCCTCGTCGTCTGGCTCGTCCTGTTCGCCCTGCTGCGCGGACAGCAGACCCTGTCGCTCGCCGCGGCCGACCTCACCGATCTGCACCGCAGGCTCAACGACCTCAACGACTCCATCGGAGCCAACCGCAACTCCAACCCGCTGTTCCTGTACTTCTTCAACGAGATCCGGCTGGTCATCGACAACCTGGTGACCTTCGTGCAGGACCTGATCTCCCAGCCGTCCGGTGACCGCCCGCTCCCGCAGATCGGCTGGCTCGGCGTGGTCGGCCTCGCCGGGTACGTCTCCTGGGCGGTCGCCAACTGGCGGGTCGCGCTGCTGGCCGTGGCCGGCTTCACCTTCCTCGGGCTCCAGGGCCTGTGGCAGGAGAGCATGGACACACTGGCCCTGACCCTCTCCGCGGTCCTGGTGGCGCTGCTGTTCGCCCTCCCGCTGGGCGTGTGGGCGGGCCTGTCGGAGCGGGTCAACCGGATCGTCACCCCGTTCCTGGACTTCATGCAGACGATGCCGACCTTCGTCTACCTGGCGCCGCTGACCCTGTTCTTCCTCATCGGCGGTGCCTCCGCCACCATCGCCACCGTCATCTACGCCGCGCCCCCGGCCATCCGCATCACCGCGCACGCGATCCGGTCCGTGCCCGCGACGACGGTCGAGGCGGCCGACTCCCTGGGCGCCACCCGCCGGCAGTCGCTGCTCAAGGTGCTGCTGCCGATGTCCCGGCGGACCGTGGTGATGGGCGTCAACCAGACCATCATGGCCGCCCTGGCCATGGTGACCATCGCGGCCCTGATCGACGCCCCAGGGCTCGGCAAGACCGTCGTGCAGGCCCTCCAGTCGCTCGACGTCGGCACGGCCTTCAACGCGGGCCTCGCGATCGTCGTCATGGCGATCGTCCTGGACCGGGTCACCACCGCGGCGAGCGGACGCGCGGAGGCGGCCCGGCGCTCCGGCGGCCCGCTGCTCAAGTGGCGCCGGCACCTGCTGGTCGCCGGGGGAGCGGTGGCCGCCGTACTCGTCTATCTGTCGCACACCTACGTGTGGGCGGCCGAGTTCCCCGGCGACGGAAGCACCGGCAGCACCATCGCCAAGGCCGCCGACGACGTGACCACCTGGGCGCAGGACAACCTGTCCGGGCTGACCAACGGATTCCGTGACGTCATCACCAACGGACTCCTCAACCCGTTCCAGACCCTGCTGACCGACTCCCCGTGGTGGCTCGTGGGCGCGGCCCTCATCGGGATCGCCGTCGTGCTCGGCAGGTGGCGCGCGGGGATCACCACCGCCGTGTGCGTGGGCCTCCTGGTCGCCACCGGCGTGTGGTCGGACGCCATGACCACCCTGGCCTCGACCGTCGTGGCGACCGTGCTGGTCATGCTGCTCGGCGTGGTGATCGGGGTGTGGATGGGACGCAGCGCGCTGGTGGACCGGCTGGTCCGGCCCACCCTCGACGCGGCCCAGGTCATGCCGCCGTTCGTCTATCTCGTGCCGTTCCTCGCGCTGTTCGGCGCGACCCGGTTCACGGCCATCGTCGCCGCGATCGTCTACGCGGCCCCGGTCGCCATCAAGATCATCGCGGACGGGGTGCGGACCGTGCCCGCGACCACCGTCGAGGCGGCCACCTCCGCCGGGTGCAGCACCTGGCAGATCATCACGAAGGTCCAGCTGCCGATGGCCCGCAGTGCCCTGACCCTCGCGACCAACCAGGGGCTGATCTACGTGCTGGCGATGGTCGTCGTCGGCGGCCTGGTGGGCGCGGGCGCCCTCGGCTACGACGTGGTGGCCGGCTTCTCCCAGGGACAGCTGTACGGCAAGGGCCTGGCGGCCGGGCTCGCCATCGTCCTGCTGGGCGTCATGTTCGACCGGATCACTCAGGCAGCGGCTCGCCGCACCAGCGCATGA
- a CDS encoding glycine betaine/L-proline ABC transporter ATP-binding protein has product MTPTKTEVPPRRGTPEDAAPTPVISVRGLWKVFGPKADQVPASEELRGLTRRELMDRAGCTAAVRDVSFEVAPGEVFVVMGLSGSGKSTLVRCLTRLIEPTAGEIVFEGEDIRDADEKRLRELRRSKFSMVFQHFGLLPHRRVVDNVAFGLEIRGMGRAERTRRALEVVELVGLSGYENSYPDQLSGGMQQRVGLARALAGDPDVLLFDEPFSALDPLIRRDMQNEVIRLHHEVGKTMVFITHDLSEALKLGDRILIMRDGRTVQCGTGDELVGAPADDYVRDFVKDVPRGDVLTLRWIMRPATAEDPLDGPELGPDVVVKEATRAVLAAEKPVKVVENGELLGIVGDEEILAVVAGQEGDA; this is encoded by the coding sequence ATGACCCCCACCAAGACCGAGGTGCCGCCGCGCCGCGGCACCCCCGAGGACGCGGCCCCCACGCCCGTCATATCCGTGCGCGGGCTGTGGAAGGTGTTCGGGCCGAAGGCGGACCAGGTACCGGCCTCCGAGGAGCTGCGCGGGCTCACCCGCCGCGAACTCATGGACCGCGCCGGCTGCACCGCCGCCGTGCGCGACGTGAGCTTCGAGGTCGCCCCCGGCGAGGTCTTCGTCGTCATGGGACTGTCCGGCTCCGGCAAGTCCACCCTGGTGCGCTGTCTGACCCGGCTGATCGAACCCACCGCCGGTGAGATCGTCTTCGAGGGCGAGGACATCCGGGACGCCGACGAGAAGCGGCTGCGGGAACTGCGGCGCAGCAAGTTCTCCATGGTCTTCCAGCACTTCGGTCTGCTGCCCCACCGCCGCGTCGTCGACAACGTGGCGTTCGGCCTGGAGATCCGCGGCATGGGCCGGGCCGAGCGCACCAGGCGGGCGCTGGAGGTCGTCGAACTCGTGGGCCTTTCGGGCTACGAGAACTCCTACCCCGACCAGCTCTCCGGCGGCATGCAGCAACGCGTGGGCCTGGCAAGGGCGTTGGCCGGCGATCCCGACGTCCTCCTCTTCGACGAGCCCTTCTCGGCGCTCGACCCGCTGATCCGCCGCGACATGCAGAACGAGGTCATCCGGCTGCACCACGAGGTCGGCAAGACCATGGTGTTCATCACCCACGACCTCTCCGAGGCGCTGAAGCTCGGCGACCGCATCCTCATCATGCGCGACGGCAGAACCGTCCAGTGCGGCACCGGTGACGAACTCGTCGGCGCCCCCGCCGACGACTACGTGCGCGACTTCGTCAAGGACGTGCCGCGCGGCGATGTGCTGACCCTGCGCTGGATCATGCGCCCGGCCACTGCCGAAGACCCGCTGGACGGCCCCGAGTTGGGGCCGGACGTCGTGGTGAAGGAGGCCACCCGCGCGGTGCTCGCGGCCGAGAAGCCCGTCAAGGTCGTCGAGAACGGCGAACTGCTCGGCATCGTCGGCGACGAGGAGATCCTCGCCGTGGTCGCCGGGCAGGAAGGCGACGCCTGA